In Streptantibioticus cattleyicolor NRRL 8057 = DSM 46488, a genomic segment contains:
- a CDS encoding FxsB family cyclophane-forming radical SAM/SPASM peptide maturase, giving the protein MREQSRPAVQAAPPKAAEPAPAAGGNAPEHADGGGPGAGKTVRVRARRAAGDVRRPGVRGGAEGGAGHAGHSDADGGPGYAPWPDLRLDVQALRRAGHLPVPVRQFVLKVHSRCNLACTYCYVYRGADHSWRQRPPRVAPGTMAHTARRIADHVLTHGLTEIRVDLHGGEPLLAGPGPLLEYAGRVRAALPAGCTARFTVQTNGTLLDQATLRRLAAAGIRVGLSLDGGTGALDARRVDHAGRPSWRAATRAARLLARHPDAYAGLLCTIDPAADPAEVYRSLTALRPPSLDLLLPHANWTTPPPGLTGGRPRRTAPGNRPVPYGRWLATVFDLWWAGDPRDPGHPAIRLFTEVIALLLGLPSTTESVGLSPAAALVVETDGAIEQVDSLKTAYPGAPATGLDVFRHSFDQALDHPGVAARQLGAAGLSRTCRTCPVMRVCGGGNYTHRYLAGSGFRHPSVYCADLEHLIRHIAGRLAAALPADPRTAPRRAAPLEVT; this is encoded by the coding sequence GTGCGCGAACAATCACGGCCCGCCGTGCAGGCCGCCCCGCCCAAGGCCGCCGAACCGGCCCCGGCCGCCGGAGGGAACGCCCCCGAGCACGCGGACGGGGGCGGCCCGGGCGCCGGGAAGACCGTCCGCGTCCGCGCGCGGCGGGCGGCCGGGGACGTCCGGCGCCCCGGCGTTCGGGGCGGCGCCGAGGGGGGCGCGGGGCACGCGGGGCACTCGGACGCCGACGGGGGGCCCGGTTACGCCCCGTGGCCGGACCTCCGGCTCGACGTCCAGGCACTGCGGCGCGCGGGTCATCTCCCCGTACCCGTCCGGCAGTTCGTGCTCAAGGTGCACAGCCGCTGCAACCTGGCGTGCACGTACTGCTACGTGTACCGCGGCGCCGACCACAGTTGGCGGCAGCGCCCGCCGCGGGTCGCCCCCGGGACGATGGCGCACACCGCGCGGCGGATCGCCGACCACGTCCTCACCCACGGGCTGACCGAGATCCGGGTCGACCTGCACGGCGGCGAGCCGCTGCTGGCCGGCCCCGGCCCGCTGCTGGAGTACGCCGGACGGGTCCGCGCCGCGCTGCCGGCCGGCTGCACCGCCCGCTTCACCGTCCAGACCAACGGCACCCTGCTCGACCAGGCCACCCTGCGCCGGCTCGCCGCCGCCGGCATCCGCGTCGGGCTCAGCCTCGACGGCGGCACCGGGGCGCTGGACGCCCGCCGCGTCGACCACGCCGGCCGCCCCTCCTGGCGCGCCGCCACCCGCGCCGCCCGGCTCCTCGCCCGCCACCCGGACGCCTATGCCGGACTGCTGTGCACCATCGACCCGGCCGCCGACCCGGCCGAGGTCTACCGCTCGCTGACCGCGCTGCGCCCGCCCAGCCTCGACCTGCTGCTGCCGCACGCCAACTGGACCACCCCGCCGCCCGGCCTCACCGGCGGCCGGCCCCGCCGCACCGCCCCCGGCAACCGCCCGGTCCCGTACGGAAGGTGGCTCGCCACCGTCTTCGACCTGTGGTGGGCCGGCGACCCGCGGGACCCCGGCCACCCCGCGATCCGGCTGTTCACCGAGGTGATCGCGTTGCTGCTGGGGCTGCCGTCCACCACCGAGTCGGTCGGGCTCTCCCCGGCCGCCGCCCTGGTGGTGGAGACCGACGGCGCCATCGAGCAGGTCGACTCGCTCAAGACCGCCTACCCCGGAGCCCCCGCCACCGGCCTGGACGTCTTCCGCCACAGCTTCGACCAGGCGCTGGACCACCCCGGGGTGGCCGCCCGCCAGCTCGGCGCGGCCGGGCTGAGCCGTACCTGCCGCACCTGCCCGGTGATGCGGGTGTGCGGCGGCGGCAACTACACCCACCGCTACCTGGCCGGCAGCGGCTTCCGCCACCCCTCCGTCTACTGCGCCGACCTCGAACACCTGATCAGGCACATCGCCGGACGGCTCGCCGCCGCCCTTCCGGCCGACCCCCGGACGGCCCCGCGCCGGGCCGCCCCGCTGGAGGTGACCTGA
- the fxsT gene encoding FxSxx-COOH system tetratricopeptide repeat protein → MTPQAQAPGTREHFTISYAGYNRPWAAWIAHQLEQQGHGTALLRWDPPLGMALTEALANLLTAPGRVLLVLDDWYFQLGPRTDTEWTQALADVVPANLDRFAAVSVATRALPPTAAPLGPVDLRDLDAREARRRILRRLGLDPAAGEAGPDGFSPRFPNDPPAVWNLPRRNVRFTGRDSALEALHERFAAGGRGGARVALRGISGVGKSQIAAEYAHRFGNDYDIVWWVNAGYRATAREQFAALAPRLGLETGQELGDRIRAVHEALRTGHPYRRWLVVFDSADDTEQIEDLLPEGNGHVLLTTLTQDWAATGAVGEIEVRPFLREESVAYARRRAERLTAEEADDLADAVEDLPLLLAQTAAWLAGNPMPAKDYIELIRRGNPAQIAIRMSQDYSMGFQTSWSITLNTLSERSPEATELLHLFAFFSPEAIPVRMIQNARPADLPDHLAALAADPIRWHTALRRLSESTAVRMDYVTEADREPMVDTVQMHRLYHGFLLGNLSEDRRDRLSAAACRVLVSADPRAPGDTREWSRYAAIIPHLEPADALSSGDPDVQRLLINCIEYLKTRGEYSSALRLCELTVDRWQDRLPPDDSTMLLMRVMHANMLRRSGRYRESEAVSRAVVDELTETRPADDPDLLWARNSLGGSMLALGAYEEARALFTESVATYTRVLGEEAPLTVQDRNNLAVALHLLGRYEEALQQHQVNLRIAERQTHPGHYRTLYAGTQCAWLLRLLGRYREATSKQEQIVGAYRRAVDRYSPGMLRAEHNLALCLRRSGDSTAGEALMRSVVERFVQAQGPSHPETLLVQADHANFVRKHGDLDHAHRLSRTVADRYRNLVGADHPYAIGTEGNVSLVLRSLGDREASLAVAERACHAMSRAVGPDHPWTLGCALNTAGARNLVGDEEHAAELSRDTLGRAKATLGDTHPLTLSCKAGLAADLRALRRSEEAAKLEQEVLQQLTDTLGAQHSHTVSVRRRERPYWDFEPQPS, encoded by the coding sequence ATGACCCCGCAAGCCCAGGCCCCCGGCACCCGCGAACACTTCACCATCAGCTATGCGGGATACAACCGGCCCTGGGCCGCCTGGATCGCGCACCAACTGGAGCAGCAGGGCCACGGCACCGCCCTGCTGCGCTGGGACCCGCCGCTGGGCATGGCGCTCACCGAGGCGCTGGCCAACCTGCTCACCGCCCCCGGCCGGGTGCTGCTGGTGCTGGACGACTGGTACTTCCAGCTCGGCCCGCGCACCGACACCGAATGGACGCAGGCCCTCGCCGACGTGGTGCCGGCCAACCTCGACCGGTTCGCCGCGGTCAGCGTGGCCACCCGCGCGCTGCCGCCGACCGCCGCCCCGCTCGGCCCGGTCGACCTGCGCGACCTGGACGCCCGCGAGGCCCGCCGCCGCATCCTGCGCCGCCTCGGCCTCGACCCGGCGGCCGGCGAGGCCGGCCCCGACGGCTTCTCCCCGCGGTTCCCCAACGACCCGCCCGCGGTGTGGAACCTGCCCCGCCGCAACGTGCGCTTCACCGGCCGCGACTCCGCTCTGGAGGCGCTGCACGAACGGTTCGCGGCCGGCGGACGCGGCGGCGCCCGGGTCGCCCTGCGCGGCATCTCCGGCGTCGGCAAGTCGCAGATCGCCGCCGAGTATGCGCACCGGTTCGGCAACGACTACGACATCGTCTGGTGGGTCAACGCCGGCTACCGGGCCACCGCCCGCGAGCAGTTCGCCGCCCTCGCCCCCCGCCTCGGCCTGGAGACCGGCCAGGAACTCGGCGACCGCATCCGCGCCGTCCACGAAGCCCTGCGCACCGGCCACCCCTACCGCCGCTGGCTGGTCGTCTTCGACAGCGCCGACGACACCGAGCAGATCGAGGACCTGCTCCCCGAGGGCAACGGCCACGTACTGCTGACCACTCTCACCCAGGACTGGGCGGCCACCGGCGCGGTCGGCGAGATCGAGGTCCGCCCCTTCCTGCGCGAGGAATCCGTCGCCTACGCCCGCCGCCGCGCCGAACGCCTCACCGCCGAGGAGGCCGACGACCTCGCCGACGCCGTCGAGGACCTGCCGCTGCTCCTCGCCCAGACCGCCGCCTGGCTGGCCGGCAACCCCATGCCCGCCAAGGACTACATCGAGCTGATCCGCCGCGGCAACCCCGCCCAGATCGCCATCCGGATGTCCCAGGACTACTCCATGGGCTTCCAGACCAGCTGGTCGATAACGCTGAACACGCTCAGCGAACGCAGCCCCGAGGCCACCGAACTCCTCCACCTGTTCGCGTTCTTCTCACCCGAGGCCATCCCGGTCCGGATGATCCAGAACGCCCGCCCCGCCGACCTGCCCGACCACCTCGCCGCCCTCGCCGCCGACCCCATCCGCTGGCACACCGCGCTGCGCCGGCTCTCGGAGTCCACCGCGGTACGCATGGACTACGTCACCGAGGCCGACCGCGAACCGATGGTCGACACCGTGCAGATGCACCGGCTCTACCACGGCTTCCTGCTCGGCAACCTCTCCGAGGACCGCCGCGACCGGCTGTCGGCCGCCGCCTGCCGGGTGCTGGTCAGCGCCGACCCCAGGGCCCCCGGCGACACCCGGGAATGGTCCCGGTACGCGGCGATCATCCCGCACCTGGAGCCGGCCGACGCCCTCTCCAGCGGCGACCCGGACGTGCAGCGGCTGCTCATCAACTGCATCGAGTACCTCAAGACCCGCGGCGAGTACAGCTCCGCGCTGCGCCTGTGCGAACTGACCGTCGACCGCTGGCAGGACCGCCTGCCGCCGGACGACTCCACCATGCTGCTGATGCGCGTCATGCACGCCAACATGCTGCGCCGCTCCGGCCGTTACCGGGAGTCCGAGGCGGTCAGCCGGGCGGTGGTCGACGAACTCACCGAGACCCGCCCGGCCGACGACCCCGATCTGCTGTGGGCCCGCAACAGCCTGGGCGGCAGCATGCTGGCGCTGGGCGCCTACGAGGAGGCCCGGGCCCTGTTCACCGAGTCGGTGGCCACCTACACCCGGGTGCTCGGCGAGGAGGCGCCGCTGACCGTCCAGGACCGCAACAACCTCGCCGTCGCCCTGCACCTGCTCGGCCGCTACGAGGAGGCGCTCCAGCAGCACCAGGTCAACCTGCGCATCGCCGAACGCCAGACCCACCCCGGCCACTACCGCACCCTGTACGCGGGCACCCAGTGCGCCTGGCTGCTGCGGCTCCTCGGCCGCTACCGGGAGGCCACCTCCAAGCAGGAGCAGATCGTCGGCGCCTACCGCCGCGCGGTCGACCGCTACAGCCCCGGCATGCTGCGCGCCGAGCACAACCTGGCGCTGTGCCTGCGCCGCTCCGGGGACTCCACGGCCGGCGAGGCCCTGATGCGCAGCGTCGTCGAACGCTTCGTCCAGGCCCAGGGCCCCAGCCACCCCGAGACCCTGCTCGTCCAGGCCGACCACGCCAACTTCGTCCGCAAGCACGGCGACCTCGACCACGCCCACCGGCTCAGCCGCACCGTCGCCGACCGCTACCGCAACCTGGTCGGCGCCGACCACCCCTACGCCATCGGCACCGAGGGCAACGTCAGCCTGGTGCTGCGTTCCCTCGGCGACCGCGAGGCGTCGCTGGCCGTCGCCGAACGCGCCTGCCACGCCATGAGCCGCGCCGTCGGCCCCGACCACCCCTGGACGCTGGGGTGCGCGCTCAACACCGCCGGCGCCCGCAACCTCGTCGGCGACGAGGAGCACGCCGCCGAACTCAGCCGCGACACCCTCGGCCGGGCCAAGGCGACGCTGGGCGACACCCATCCGCTCACCCTGTCCTGCAAGGCCGGCCTCGCCGCCGACCTGCGCGCGCTGCGCCGCTCCGAGGAGGCCGCCAAGCTGGAGCAGGAGGTGCTCCAGCAGCTCACCGACACCCTCGGCGCCCAGCACTCGCACACCGTCTCGGTACGCCGCCGGGAGCGCCCGTACTGGGACTTCGAACCGCAGCCGAGCTGA
- a CDS encoding SAV_2336 N-terminal domain-related protein, with the protein MAPGADPHARLVARLRAAGLDADAEGLADALWLARRIAPPPEPEAAPDRTDPATLAPPEDAGTPPSAPAGAPPPDGRPAAGAGRIALRPLRPDEAAPAEETLVRIPVATAFPGLLPLERALRPLQRYRPRVPPRRGPLDEAATAETSARSGHIVPVFTEARRREAMLLLVMDDSPSMVVWHQMLEELRVVFAQVGAFRDVAVHYLRARSDGGAGVAAGPGGADPLAPADRLRDPTGRTVTLLLSDCSGALWRRGAGQRLLHRFARTGPVAVLQPLPQRMWSRTLLPTESGVLRGADGPGGRLDFLPRRRSTRPRPPGALAVPVLAPTAVALGAWARAVSGTARASLDAAAAWVHADHTGAEEPPRAPRTAEQLVGDFQAVASPAAQHLAVYLSAAPLAYPVMQLVQRAMVPQTGPTEMAEVLLSGLLVRHEGRRADDGTDPAYADGGPWYEFADGVQDVLLRRLGLGEASLVLKHCSLYVERVFGRRARNFPAQVVGYLSGEPGPAEPGRATTTPVPRQFAEVSQKVLRRFQPGGVATDARPRAASATATSTGGPGVVIAHQGRVVEEAAERLRRFQAHGTIRDLWEAIRLLRSAPYDDRRPAHGVPLRTLLATCLLDLWRARGGDEVLAEAEETARSATALADRSRVPADTAAQAQLVLGQVLREVASRPETAALTDRTPGQALGEAAEALEHAYRLLRHEPRALLDIQLRIVEVARERYEITGDRDLLHDAQLRLDAVLESWPTGEPVPADALVARGGLLRELADDAVRRLAPQEARSLALRAVADFEVIDRAAGAATGPSAQRCRVLMELAAARAVAAGDPGDAHALADLDRALAAAEGLPELKLEVLRRLGAAHFARYGHTAETAELALADAAFARALPLVPVDDPARAGLLVERGRVLVEWGARGGGLEVATDAVRVLREALAQTPESHRLLPERRLLFGRALRERRAAGGAPTDLHEAEWILHRAARGAADAEDPATAARAWLDHGDVLLRLAAGRGAQEKLDQAAESFLRSAEHAVRAGEPLLAAQAHHRRGTVLERTAGAARALESYRAAWEQWQRSGAAGDPQARSTLERMRALEGTA; encoded by the coding sequence GTGGCCCCCGGAGCGGACCCGCACGCGCGGCTCGTCGCGCGGCTGCGCGCGGCCGGCCTCGACGCGGACGCCGAAGGGCTGGCCGACGCGCTCTGGCTGGCCCGCCGGATCGCCCCGCCCCCGGAGCCCGAGGCCGCCCCCGACCGCACGGATCCGGCCACACTTGCCCCGCCCGAGGACGCCGGAACGCCCCCTTCCGCACCGGCCGGAGCGCCCCCGCCGGACGGCCGGCCCGCCGCCGGGGCGGGCCGGATCGCGCTCCGTCCGCTGCGGCCGGACGAGGCGGCCCCGGCCGAGGAGACCCTGGTCCGCATCCCGGTGGCCACCGCCTTCCCCGGGCTGCTGCCGCTGGAGCGGGCGCTGCGCCCGTTGCAGCGCTACCGCCCCCGGGTGCCGCCCCGCCGCGGCCCGCTGGACGAGGCGGCCACCGCCGAGACCAGCGCCCGCAGCGGCCACATCGTCCCGGTGTTCACCGAGGCCCGGCGGCGCGAGGCGATGCTGCTGCTGGTGATGGACGACTCGCCGTCCATGGTGGTCTGGCACCAGATGCTCGAAGAACTCCGGGTCGTCTTCGCCCAGGTCGGCGCCTTCCGTGACGTGGCCGTCCACTACCTGCGGGCCCGCTCGGACGGCGGGGCCGGGGTGGCGGCCGGCCCCGGCGGCGCCGACCCGCTCGCCCCCGCCGACCGGCTGCGCGACCCCACCGGGCGCACCGTCACCCTGCTGCTCAGCGACTGCTCCGGGGCGCTGTGGCGGCGCGGCGCGGGCCAGCGGCTGCTGCACCGGTTCGCCCGCACCGGCCCGGTCGCCGTACTCCAGCCGCTGCCGCAGCGGATGTGGTCGCGCACCCTGCTGCCCACCGAGTCCGGGGTGCTGCGCGGCGCCGACGGACCCGGCGGCCGGCTGGACTTCCTGCCCCGCCGCCGCAGCACCCGGCCCAGACCACCCGGCGCCCTCGCCGTTCCGGTGCTCGCCCCCACCGCGGTCGCCCTGGGCGCCTGGGCCCGCGCCGTCTCCGGCACCGCCCGCGCCTCGCTGGACGCCGCGGCGGCCTGGGTGCACGCCGACCACACCGGCGCCGAGGAGCCGCCCCGCGCCCCCCGCACCGCCGAACAGCTCGTCGGCGACTTCCAGGCGGTCGCCTCCCCGGCCGCCCAGCACCTGGCGGTCTACCTGTCGGCGGCCCCGCTGGCCTACCCGGTGATGCAGCTCGTCCAGCGCGCCATGGTGCCGCAGACCGGGCCCACCGAGATGGCCGAGGTCCTCCTGAGCGGCCTGCTGGTACGCCACGAGGGCCGCCGCGCCGACGACGGCACCGACCCCGCCTACGCCGACGGCGGCCCCTGGTACGAGTTCGCCGACGGCGTCCAGGACGTGCTGCTGCGCCGGCTCGGACTCGGCGAGGCGTCGCTGGTCCTCAAGCACTGCTCGCTCTACGTGGAACGGGTCTTCGGCCGCCGCGCCCGCAACTTCCCCGCCCAGGTGGTCGGTTACCTCTCCGGCGAGCCCGGCCCTGCCGAGCCGGGCCGGGCCACCACGACCCCGGTGCCGCGGCAGTTCGCGGAGGTCTCGCAGAAGGTGCTGCGGCGCTTCCAGCCCGGCGGGGTGGCCACCGACGCCCGCCCGCGGGCCGCGTCCGCCACCGCGACGTCCACCGGCGGCCCCGGCGTGGTCATCGCCCACCAGGGCCGGGTGGTCGAGGAGGCCGCGGAACGGCTGCGCCGGTTCCAGGCCCACGGCACCATCCGGGACCTGTGGGAGGCCATCCGCCTGCTGCGCAGCGCCCCGTACGACGACCGCCGCCCCGCCCACGGCGTACCGCTGCGCACCCTGCTCGCCACCTGTCTGCTCGACCTGTGGCGGGCCAGGGGCGGTGACGAGGTGCTCGCCGAGGCGGAGGAGACCGCCCGGTCGGCCACCGCGCTCGCCGACCGCTCCCGGGTCCCGGCCGACACGGCCGCCCAGGCCCAGCTCGTCCTCGGCCAGGTGCTGCGGGAGGTGGCGAGCCGCCCGGAGACCGCCGCGCTCACCGACCGCACCCCCGGCCAGGCCCTCGGCGAGGCCGCCGAAGCGCTGGAACACGCCTACCGGCTGCTGCGCCACGAACCCCGCGCCCTCCTCGACATCCAGCTGCGCATCGTCGAGGTCGCCAGGGAACGGTACGAGATCACCGGCGACCGCGACCTGCTGCACGACGCCCAACTGCGCCTCGACGCGGTCCTGGAGTCCTGGCCCACCGGCGAACCGGTGCCCGCCGACGCCCTGGTGGCCCGCGGCGGACTCCTGCGCGAGCTGGCCGACGACGCGGTACGCCGCCTCGCGCCGCAGGAGGCCCGTTCCCTCGCGCTGCGCGCGGTGGCCGACTTCGAGGTGATCGACCGGGCCGCGGGGGCCGCCACCGGCCCGTCCGCGCAGCGCTGCCGGGTGCTGATGGAGCTGGCCGCCGCCCGCGCGGTGGCCGCCGGAGACCCCGGCGACGCCCACGCGCTGGCCGACCTCGACCGCGCGCTGGCCGCCGCCGAAGGGCTCCCCGAACTCAAGCTGGAGGTGCTCCGCCGGCTCGGCGCCGCCCACTTCGCCCGCTACGGCCACACCGCCGAGACCGCCGAACTGGCCCTGGCCGACGCCGCGTTCGCCCGCGCGCTGCCGCTGGTCCCGGTGGACGACCCGGCGCGCGCCGGGCTGCTGGTGGAACGGGGCCGGGTGCTGGTGGAGTGGGGGGCCAGGGGCGGTGGCCTGGAGGTGGCCACCGACGCGGTACGGGTGCTGCGCGAGGCGCTGGCCCAGACCCCGGAGAGCCACCGGCTGCTGCCGGAACGCCGGCTGCTCTTCGGCCGCGCCCTGCGGGAGCGCCGCGCCGCCGGGGGCGCCCCCACCGATCTGCACGAGGCCGAGTGGATACTGCACCGCGCGGCCCGCGGCGCCGCCGACGCCGAGGACCCGGCCACCGCCGCCCGCGCCTGGCTCGACCACGGCGACGTGCTGCTGCGGCTGGCCGCGGGGCGCGGGGCACAGGAGAAACTGGACCAGGCGGCCGAGTCGTTCCTGCGCTCCGCCGAGCACGCGGTACGGGCCGGTGAGCCGCTGCTGGCCGCCCAGGCGCACCACCGGCGCGGTACGGTGCTGGAACGCACCGCGGGCGCGGCCCGGGCGCTGGAGTCGTACCGGGCGGCCTGGGAGCAGTGGCAGCGCTCCGGGGCGGCCGGAGATCCGCAGGCCCGCTCCACCCTGGAGCGGATGCGCGCGTTGGAGGGGACGGCGTGA